In one window of Posidoniimonas corsicana DNA:
- a CDS encoding DUF3467 domain-containing protein, which yields MADTPENAPEKAEAPAPEAAQQRPRVEINDKDALCTYANFCRVTGTPEELILDFGLNSQPYGVPTEPVEVKQRIVTNYYTAKRMLQALHLSVQRHEQAFGVLETDVQKRVVGKQS from the coding sequence ATGGCGGACACGCCCGAAAACGCTCCGGAAAAAGCAGAAGCCCCCGCCCCCGAGGCGGCGCAGCAGCGGCCGCGCGTCGAGATCAACGACAAAGACGCGCTGTGCACCTACGCCAACTTCTGCCGGGTGACCGGCACGCCCGAGGAGCTGATCCTGGACTTCGGGCTCAACAGCCAGCCGTACGGCGTGCCGACCGAGCCGGTCGAGGTGAAGCAGCGGATCGTCACGAACTACTACACCGCCAAGCGGATGCTGCAGGCGCTGCACCTCTCGGTCCAGCGGCACGAGCAGGCTTTCGGCGTGCTGGAAACCGACGTCCAGAAGCGGGTGGTCGGCAAGCAGAGCTAG
- a CDS encoding hemerythrin domain-containing protein, with amino-acid sequence MSEEKYTEPARPTLQDEHEELMSLLRSLKRRLQGPPWQDPMVVSLLDSLREHLDTHFTYEESEDGFDHLARRAPWVSDRVVALVADHRRLMSTACDLASQARAAERTAPAWAELQAGYGRLFDDLVAHEGKEHDLFQEVYTQDIGDKD; translated from the coding sequence ATGTCCGAAGAGAAGTACACAGAGCCGGCGCGTCCCACGTTGCAGGACGAGCACGAAGAGCTGATGTCGCTGCTGCGGAGCCTCAAACGCCGGCTGCAGGGACCGCCGTGGCAGGACCCGATGGTGGTCTCGCTGCTGGATTCGTTGCGCGAGCACCTGGACACCCACTTCACGTACGAGGAGTCGGAGGACGGCTTCGACCACCTCGCCCGCCGCGCCCCCTGGGTGTCGGACCGGGTGGTCGCCCTGGTGGCCGATCACCGGCGGCTGATGTCCACCGCCTGCGACCTGGCTTCGCAGGCACGGGCGGCCGAGCGCACCGCGCCGGCTTGGGCGGAGCTGCAGGCGGGCTACGGTCGACTGTTCGACGACCTCGTTGCGCACGAGGGCAAGGAGCACGATCTTTTTCAAGAGGTCTACACGCAGGACATCGGCGACAAGGACTAG
- a CDS encoding bifunctional nuclease family protein, with product MPVAMQLSRIIISEINDQQVIYLREIDGERTFPILIGIFEATSIDRHVRGVETPRPLTHDLLVQTIESLGGELQDVVINELREHTYYAKLRVRQAGELIEIDSRPSDAIAVAVTCEPQLPIYVSEDVLNDVMREQM from the coding sequence ATGCCCGTCGCGATGCAGCTCTCGCGGATTATCATCAGCGAGATTAACGACCAGCAAGTTATCTACCTCAGGGAGATCGACGGCGAGCGCACCTTCCCCATCTTGATCGGCATCTTCGAGGCGACCAGCATCGACCGCCACGTGCGTGGCGTGGAGACCCCCCGCCCGCTGACGCACGACCTGCTGGTGCAGACGATCGAGTCGCTGGGCGGCGAGCTGCAGGACGTGGTGATCAACGAGCTCCGCGAGCACACCTACTACGCGAAGCTGCGGGTGCGGCAGGCGGGCGAGCTGATCGAGATCGACTCCCGCCCGTCCGACGCGATCGCGGTCGCGGTGACCTGCGAGCCGCAGCTGCCGATCTATGTCTCTGAAGACGTGCTGAACGACGTCATGCGGGAGCAGATGTAG
- a CDS encoding cysteine desulfurase family protein yields the protein MRPIYLDHNATTPLAPPAQEAMLPFLADQYGHPFADHMLGRAAAQAIEDARARVAAAIGAAAEEVYFCSGATESCHAALAMRPRWAVTTAVDHHAVRDAPCGEDLVVVSVPPSGVAAAEAVADAAVDGETLVSVVHANNEVGLVQPVSDVAALLEGRGVLLHTDASQSFGKIPVDVGELGVDLLTLTAHKCYGPKGVGALYVRAGCGVGPPRARGGLLGPGTPDVAAIAGFGAAAELAARCVTESAARMAGMTQRLVDELRSGVGEELVVWGEGFERLPNTVAVALPGVSAESLLAACPELCATPLASGAGGGVSLCPTLRAMGAEPDRAQGSVRLSVGWHTEPEDVTRAAGLLVDAWERLTS from the coding sequence ATGCGTCCGATCTACCTCGACCACAACGCGACCACCCCCCTTGCGCCGCCGGCGCAGGAGGCGATGCTGCCGTTCCTGGCGGACCAGTATGGGCACCCATTTGCCGATCACATGCTGGGCCGCGCCGCGGCGCAGGCGATCGAGGACGCACGCGCCCGCGTGGCCGCTGCGATCGGCGCTGCGGCGGAGGAGGTCTACTTCTGCAGCGGCGCCACCGAGAGCTGCCACGCGGCCCTGGCGATGCGTCCCCGCTGGGCGGTCACCACGGCGGTGGACCACCACGCGGTGCGCGACGCGCCGTGTGGCGAGGACCTGGTGGTGGTGAGCGTGCCGCCGAGCGGTGTGGCGGCGGCCGAGGCGGTCGCCGACGCGGCCGTCGACGGCGAGACCCTGGTCAGCGTCGTGCACGCCAACAACGAGGTCGGGCTGGTGCAGCCGGTGTCCGACGTCGCAGCGCTGCTTGAGGGGCGTGGCGTGCTGCTGCACACGGACGCCTCGCAGTCGTTTGGGAAGATACCGGTCGACGTTGGCGAACTGGGCGTCGACCTGCTGACGCTCACCGCGCACAAGTGCTACGGCCCCAAGGGCGTCGGCGCGCTGTACGTGAGAGCCGGCTGCGGCGTCGGGCCGCCGCGGGCGCGGGGCGGGCTGCTCGGCCCCGGCACACCGGACGTGGCGGCCATCGCCGGCTTCGGCGCCGCCGCCGAGCTGGCGGCGCGGTGCGTCACCGAATCGGCCGCGCGGATGGCCGGCATGACCCAGCGGCTGGTCGACGAGCTGCGCTCGGGCGTCGGTGAGGAGTTGGTGGTCTGGGGGGAGGGCTTCGAGCGGCTGCCGAACACGGTCGCGGTCGCGTTGCCCGGCGTCTCGGCCGAATCACTCCTGGCCGCGTGCCCCGAACTGTGTGCGACGCCGCTGGCCAGCGGCGCGGGCGGGGGCGTCAGCCTCTGCCCCACCCTGCGGGCGATGGGCGCCGAGCCCGACCGGGCGCAGGGGAGCGTGCGGCTGTCGGTGGGCTGGCACACCGAGCCGGAAGACGTGACGCGGGCCGCCGGGCTGCTGGTGGACGCGTGGGAACGGCTCACAAGCTAG
- a CDS encoding BON domain-containing protein, translating into MIGTSKSIAPTPSPARTADDVVRLALDRLASNEHFAHHLDTVHVSFEHGRLVLAGRVPSFYLKSVLQNAVGALPAGCRVDNRVDVVCCDGVSTTRPSHGRARR; encoded by the coding sequence ATGATTGGCACGAGCAAGTCGATCGCCCCCACCCCCTCACCCGCTCGCACCGCCGACGATGTCGTGCGGCTTGCGCTGGACCGCCTGGCGTCGAACGAGCATTTCGCCCACCACCTGGACACGGTCCATGTGTCTTTTGAGCACGGGCGGCTGGTGCTGGCCGGACGCGTGCCTTCGTTCTACCTGAAGTCCGTGCTGCAGAACGCGGTCGGCGCCCTGCCGGCCGGCTGCCGCGTGGACAACCGGGTGGACGTGGTCTGCTGCGACGGCGTCAGCACGACGCGGCCCAGCCACGGGAGGGCACGGCGATGA
- a CDS encoding sigma 54-interacting transcriptional regulator yields the protein MPPDSVAKHQEIQDYVGWNAEDARRIHIAADLILAGAEQVVDDFYSEIKRHDAARGVITGGEEQIDRLKSTLRQWLRLLVTGPYDRDYLVARLNVGRRHVTIGLDQVYANAALARMRWRLTRLLGATWNLDPKELAPTLEALHKRLDLDSIIIQDAYQAEYLAQQQSLSKENLQLRTALDRSQPAWEIVGESTAMKSVYRLIERAGPTDKPILIQGESGTGKELVARALHRASLAADKPLVAVNCAALPETLLESELFGHEKGAFTGAVVSKPGLFEVADGGTLFIDEIGELEGGLQAKLLRVLEDGMLRRVGSIREQQVNVRIIAATNRDLAKEVEQGRFREDLYYRINVLRIHLPPLRERFGDIPLLVEHFAEDGWTWDQRLLQVLEGYGWPGNVRQLANALDRAMILSDDDCLQVENLPPEIVRSSQQSAVSPGGGDGDLDSVNRRHVCETLARCDNNKTRTARALGVSRRTLYRLLEKYGIDPQ from the coding sequence ATGCCGCCAGATTCCGTCGCCAAGCACCAAGAGATCCAGGACTACGTGGGCTGGAACGCCGAGGACGCCCGGCGGATCCACATCGCCGCCGACCTGATCCTCGCCGGCGCCGAGCAGGTGGTCGACGACTTCTACTCGGAGATCAAACGCCACGACGCGGCCCGCGGCGTCATCACCGGCGGTGAAGAGCAGATCGACCGCCTGAAGTCGACGCTCCGCCAGTGGCTGCGGCTGCTGGTCACCGGGCCGTACGACCGCGATTACCTGGTCGCACGCCTGAACGTGGGGCGGCGGCACGTCACGATCGGGCTCGACCAAGTGTACGCCAACGCCGCGCTGGCGCGGATGCGGTGGCGGCTGACCCGGCTGCTGGGAGCGACCTGGAACCTGGATCCAAAGGAGCTGGCGCCCACGCTCGAGGCGCTGCACAAGCGGCTCGACCTGGACTCCATCATCATCCAGGACGCGTACCAGGCAGAGTACCTCGCCCAGCAGCAGTCACTCAGCAAGGAAAACCTGCAGCTCCGCACCGCGCTGGACCGCAGCCAGCCCGCCTGGGAGATCGTCGGCGAGAGCACGGCGATGAAGTCCGTCTACCGGCTGATCGAGCGGGCCGGCCCAACCGACAAGCCGATCCTGATCCAGGGGGAGAGCGGCACGGGCAAGGAACTGGTCGCCCGCGCGCTGCACCGCGCCAGCCTGGCGGCGGACAAGCCGCTGGTGGCGGTTAACTGTGCTGCGTTGCCAGAAACCCTGCTGGAGAGCGAGCTGTTCGGCCACGAGAAGGGCGCCTTCACCGGCGCGGTGGTCAGCAAGCCGGGCCTCTTCGAGGTGGCCGATGGCGGCACCCTGTTTATCGACGAGATTGGGGAGCTCGAGGGCGGGCTGCAAGCAAAACTGCTGCGGGTGCTGGAGGACGGGATGCTACGCCGGGTCGGGTCGATCCGCGAGCAGCAGGTCAACGTGCGGATCATCGCCGCCACCAACCGCGACCTGGCGAAGGAGGTTGAGCAGGGCCGCTTCCGCGAGGACCTGTACTACCGGATCAACGTGCTGCGGATCCATCTGCCGCCATTGCGTGAGCGGTTCGGCGACATCCCACTGCTGGTCGAGCACTTCGCCGAGGACGGGTGGACCTGGGACCAGCGGCTGCTGCAGGTGCTGGAAGGCTACGGCTGGCCAGGGAACGTGCGGCAGCTAGCCAATGCACTCGACCGGGCTATGATCCTCTCGGACGACGACTGCTTGCAGGTGGAGAACCTGCCGCCAGAGATCGTCCGTTCCAGCCAGCAGTCGGCGGTCTCCCCCGGCGGGGGGGATGGCGACCTCGACTCGGTGAACCGTCGGCACGTGTGCGAAACCCTGGCGCGCTGCGATAACAACAAAACGCGCACCGCCCGCGCGCTCGGCGTCAGCCGCCGCACGCTCTACCGCCTGCTCGAGAAGTACGGCATCGACCCGCAATGA
- a CDS encoding CBS domain-containing protein, with the protein MKSALQDVDTLSVADVMSRLVVTLDESAAMKTAARALRGSDVTGAPVVDDAGRVVGVLSAMDFVEQATGEQGDRCPVTEVLVRDTPTSPYRIEQVCHDTVGMHMSPYVQTIDRSASLRDASREMCAERIHRLIVIDDRGRPVGVVSPLDLLAVWAGAPAADSRGRAKGAPK; encoded by the coding sequence ATGAAGAGCGCACTACAAGACGTAGACACCCTGTCGGTGGCCGACGTCATGTCGCGACTGGTGGTCACACTCGACGAGTCGGCCGCGATGAAAACCGCCGCCCGGGCGCTCCGCGGTTCGGACGTGACGGGCGCGCCGGTCGTGGACGACGCCGGCCGCGTTGTCGGCGTGCTGAGCGCGATGGACTTTGTGGAGCAGGCCACCGGCGAGCAGGGCGACCGCTGCCCCGTCACCGAGGTGCTGGTCCGCGACACCCCCACCAGCCCCTACCGGATCGAACAGGTCTGCCACGACACGGTGGGCATGCACATGTCGCCGTACGTGCAGACCATCGACCGGTCGGCGTCGCTCCGCGACGCGAGCCGAGAGATGTGCGCCGAGCGGATCCACCGCTTAATTGTGATCGACGACCGGGGACGCCCGGTCGGCGTGGTCAGCCCCCTGGACCTCCTTGCTGTGTGGGCGGGCGCCCCCGCCGCCGACAGCCGGGGCCGTGCGAAAGGAGCCCCCAAGTGA
- a CDS encoding protein kinase domain-containing protein — MSSIQSFDFKPGARIGNRYEVLSRLGVGWEGEVYKLREIDTNIERAGKFFFPHRNRRRKASRVYAQKLHKLRAFPILIQYHASDIIEIEGHGVVFLVSEFVEGELLEDFLKRQRGGRIGVFQGLHLLHALAAGMEGIHAAREYHGDLHMGNIIVRRFGISFDLKLLDMYHYGPATSADIQDDVVDLVRIFYDAIGGAPRYAKQPLEVKEICRGLKRSLILKQYRTAGQLRQYLETMQWS; from the coding sequence ATGTCATCAATCCAATCCTTCGACTTCAAGCCGGGCGCACGGATCGGCAACCGGTACGAGGTGCTCAGCCGCCTGGGCGTCGGCTGGGAGGGCGAGGTCTACAAGCTCCGCGAGATCGACACCAACATCGAACGCGCGGGCAAGTTCTTCTTCCCCCACCGCAACCGCCGCCGCAAGGCGTCGCGGGTGTACGCCCAGAAGCTGCACAAGCTGCGGGCGTTCCCGATCCTGATCCAGTACCACGCCAGCGACATCATCGAGATCGAGGGGCACGGCGTCGTGTTCCTGGTGTCCGAGTTCGTCGAGGGCGAGCTGCTGGAGGACTTCCTCAAACGCCAACGCGGCGGGCGGATCGGCGTGTTCCAGGGGCTGCACCTGCTGCACGCGTTGGCCGCCGGCATGGAGGGCATCCACGCCGCCCGCGAGTACCACGGCGACCTGCACATGGGGAACATCATCGTGCGGCGGTTCGGGATCTCGTTCGACCTTAAGCTGCTCGACATGTACCACTACGGCCCCGCCACCTCGGCCGACATCCAGGACGACGTCGTCGACCTGGTGCGGATCTTCTACGACGCCATCGGCGGCGCCCCGCGGTACGCGAAACAGCCGCTGGAGGTCAAAGAGATCTGCCGGGGCCTGAAGAGATCGCTTATCCTCAAGCAGTACCGCACGGCGGGCCAGTTGCGGCAGTACCTGGAGACCATGCAGTGGTCCTGA
- a CDS encoding universal stress protein, giving the protein MPTDFSAQADQAVLDALDMVADPSDLSVLHVAPPMSSYPVADPAIVWESITEEARSERIEESFRVHIKDPRAQAVHFAVAFGAPAEEIVDYAEAHEIDMIMMPSHGRSGLRRLLLGSVAERVVRAAHCPVIVLRN; this is encoded by the coding sequence GTGCCCACGGACTTCTCCGCGCAGGCGGACCAGGCGGTGCTCGATGCGCTGGACATGGTCGCCGACCCGTCGGACCTGAGCGTGCTGCACGTGGCGCCGCCGATGTCCAGCTACCCGGTGGCGGACCCCGCCATCGTGTGGGAGAGCATCACCGAGGAGGCCCGCTCCGAGCGCATCGAGGAGTCGTTCCGGGTGCACATCAAGGACCCGCGGGCGCAGGCGGTGCACTTCGCGGTGGCGTTCGGCGCGCCGGCCGAAGAGATCGTCGACTACGCCGAGGCCCACGAGATCGACATGATCATGATGCCGTCGCACGGCCGCAGCGGGCTGCGGCGGCTGCTGCTGGGGTCCGTGGCGGAGCGCGTGGTCCGCGCGGCCCACTGCCCGGTGATCGTGCTGCGCAACTAG
- the rsmG gene encoding 16S rRNA (guanine(527)-N(7))-methyltransferase RsmG: MAESPVEPEETLAEVLARFEYELPEEQIELLDAYRRELWAWNEKMNLTRHTTLEKFVTRDVGDSLELANLLDEGERVLDVGSGGGVPGVILAIARPDLKVSLCESVAKKAQALDQMVTTLGLNVKVYPARAEDLLEATTFDTLVARAVAPMRKLLYWLAPRWDAFDRLLLIKGRNWVAERGEARHHGLLKPLELRKAAEYVTRGADAVSVILKIEPKQDD, encoded by the coding sequence GTGGCCGAATCGCCTGTTGAACCCGAAGAAACCCTGGCCGAGGTCCTGGCCCGGTTCGAGTACGAGCTGCCCGAAGAGCAGATTGAGCTGCTCGACGCCTACCGCCGCGAGCTGTGGGCCTGGAACGAGAAGATGAACCTTACCCGGCACACCACGCTGGAGAAGTTTGTCACGCGTGACGTGGGCGACTCGCTGGAGCTGGCCAACCTGCTGGACGAGGGCGAGCGGGTACTGGACGTCGGCTCCGGCGGCGGCGTGCCGGGCGTGATTCTGGCGATCGCCCGACCCGACCTGAAGGTGAGCCTGTGCGAGTCGGTCGCGAAGAAGGCCCAGGCGCTCGATCAGATGGTCACCACACTCGGCCTGAACGTGAAGGTGTACCCCGCGCGGGCGGAGGACCTGCTGGAGGCCACCACGTTCGACACGCTGGTGGCGCGGGCGGTTGCGCCGATGCGGAAGCTGCTGTACTGGCTGGCGCCGCGGTGGGACGCGTTCGACCGGCTGCTGCTGATCAAGGGCCGCAACTGGGTGGCCGAGCGCGGCGAGGCGCGTCACCACGGGCTGCTGAAGCCGCTCGAGCTGCGCAAGGCCGCCGAGTACGTGACCCGCGGCGCCGACGCGGTGAGCGTGATCCTGAAGATCGAGCCCAAGCAGGACGACTAG
- a CDS encoding PP2C family protein-serine/threonine phosphatase, whose amino-acid sequence MVLTKAKRSGCWKPLPEEGEGASALWTRCDEPTQSNWRTPAGRVTAYSARSPGKETPNEDALAVFQTGDGSLVLAVADGMGGQAAGETAARLSLDALAGALADAEPDPERLRSAIIDGIEEANRAVLALANGAGATLAVALVSEPFVRSFHVGDASFLLMGQRGRVKFESIAHSPVGYAEAAGLINPEDALQHEERHIVSNCVGDEKMRIEIGPVLTMAQFDTLLIATDGLVDNVLPGELVAGLRSGPLDRCAAAVAELARERMQHETPGLPSKPDDLTFLAYRRG is encoded by the coding sequence GTGGTCCTGACCAAGGCGAAGCGATCGGGCTGCTGGAAGCCCCTCCCCGAGGAGGGCGAAGGGGCGTCCGCGCTGTGGACGCGCTGCGACGAGCCGACCCAGTCTAACTGGCGCACGCCGGCCGGACGCGTGACCGCGTACTCCGCCCGCAGCCCCGGCAAGGAGACCCCCAACGAGGACGCGCTGGCGGTGTTCCAGACCGGCGACGGCAGCCTGGTGCTGGCGGTCGCGGACGGGATGGGGGGCCAGGCCGCCGGCGAGACCGCCGCCCGGCTCTCGCTCGACGCGCTCGCCGGCGCGCTCGCCGACGCCGAGCCGGACCCCGAGCGGCTCCGCTCGGCGATCATCGACGGCATCGAGGAGGCCAACCGCGCCGTGCTGGCCCTGGCCAACGGCGCCGGCGCCACGCTGGCGGTGGCGCTGGTGAGCGAGCCCTTCGTGCGCTCGTTCCACGTCGGCGACGCCAGCTTCCTGCTGATGGGTCAGCGCGGCCGCGTCAAGTTCGAGTCGATCGCCCACTCGCCGGTCGGCTACGCCGAGGCGGCCGGGCTGATCAACCCGGAGGATGCGCTGCAGCACGAGGAGCGGCACATCGTGTCGAACTGCGTGGGCGACGAGAAGATGCGGATCGAGATTGGCCCCGTGCTGACCATGGCGCAGTTCGACACGCTGCTGATCGCCACCGACGGGCTCGTCGACAACGTGCTGCCGGGCGAGCTGGTGGCGGGCCTCCGTTCGGGGCCGCTGGACCGCTGCGCGGCGGCGGTCGCGGAGCTGGCGCGCGAGCGGATGCAGCACGAGACGCCCGGCCTGCCGAGCAAGCCCGACGACCTGACTTTCCTGGCCTACCGCCGCGGCTAG
- the truB gene encoding tRNA pseudouridine(55) synthase TruB — MFGLLNVNKPPGLTSRDVVNRVQWLLRQSGGKTKVGHAGTLDPIASGVLVLCLGPATRLIERVQQMEKRYVGTFRLGCTSPSDDIEIEPTPLDNPPIPTLDQIEAALPAFTGRIEQVPPCYSAVKIAGKKSYERVRRGETVELAARPVHIYGVEIVRYEYPELQLAIRCGSGTYIRSLGRDLAAALGTSAVMSDLVRTAIGPFSIADAMRGSSIEIETVHQHLHSPLDALPLLPRRPLTDEDEKLLRNGMPIDGPLDSPESAGVNQHGALVALLAPKQGKLWPSRVFVAG, encoded by the coding sequence ATGTTCGGCCTGCTCAACGTCAACAAGCCGCCCGGCCTCACGTCACGCGATGTCGTGAACCGTGTCCAGTGGCTGCTGCGACAGTCGGGCGGCAAGACCAAGGTCGGCCACGCCGGCACGCTCGACCCGATCGCGTCCGGCGTGCTGGTGCTGTGCCTCGGCCCGGCCACGCGGCTGATCGAGCGGGTGCAGCAGATGGAGAAGCGGTACGTGGGCACGTTCCGACTCGGCTGCACCAGCCCGAGCGACGACATTGAGATCGAACCGACGCCGCTCGACAACCCGCCGATCCCCACGCTCGACCAGATCGAGGCGGCTTTGCCGGCGTTCACCGGGCGGATCGAGCAAGTCCCGCCGTGCTACTCGGCGGTGAAGATCGCCGGCAAGAAGTCTTACGAGCGGGTCCGCCGCGGCGAGACGGTCGAGCTCGCCGCGCGACCGGTCCACATCTACGGCGTTGAGATCGTCCGGTACGAATACCCGGAGCTGCAGCTCGCCATCCGCTGCGGCAGCGGCACGTACATTCGCTCGCTGGGCCGCGACCTGGCCGCCGCGCTGGGGACCAGCGCGGTCATGAGCGACCTGGTGCGGACCGCCATCGGCCCGTTCTCCATCGCCGACGCGATGCGCGGCAGCTCGATCGAGATCGAGACGGTTCACCAGCACCTGCACTCGCCGCTCGACGCCCTCCCCTTGCTCCCGCGCCGCCCGCTGACCGACGAGGACGAGAAGCTGCTGCGCAACGGCATGCCGATCGACGGCCCGCTCGACTCCCCGGAGTCCGCCGGCGTCAATCAGCACGGCGCGCTGGTCGCTCTGCTGGCGCCGAAGCAGGGCAAGCTGTGGCCCAGCCGGGTGTTTGTGGCAGGGTGA